From Solidesulfovibrio carbinoliphilus subsp. oakridgensis, the proteins below share one genomic window:
- a CDS encoding methyltransferase domain-containing protein yields the protein MVFDAARWIRLVHDDTPLYLRPEVPDWFVPNAAGDAVLVGAGRAGAAGIEAALFCDRLPDFPLAPYAGRQAALPLTSLKELWLHVTDRCNLACRHCLFCSGPAAARELATETGLARIAEARNLGCRVFALTGGEPFLHPGFEALLDAALEDPAAHVVVLTNGTGFDAARPALGRWPRDRLHFQVSCDGLEARHDALRGPGAFGRLLIDLGLARQLGYPVTLSFCPTRDNLRDLPGIVDVAAATGAAGLHLMWHFAVGRGAADDQQPDLDDLYEAVVAAALRAEARGVAIDNLEALRTQVFAPVGTRHDGTSAGYESVAIGPDDRLYPSPALIGVEELSASLATGLETAWRQSAPLARLRAATCAEAGSPWRFLLGGGDPDHSFRHSGTFTDNDPYQPLLERLAAWTIVREAAKVSPRVPAGRPAVRLKMGETHESCHAHGEVALAHTNCLLSIAGEGSLSQIKAFYTEAAAAEKGDIVNPVHYPDEMVAHIPVRYRVRGYGCGSPIADAGLVPGETMVDLGCGAGVECLIAARQVGEGGRVIGLDMLPAMLARARAAAKATAEVLGFANTVFFQGYLEAMPLVDATADCVTSNCVLNLSTRKRSLYAEIFRILKPGGRIVFSDVATVTPASAAICNDPTLRGECISGTLTQKDLFAILEESGFVGIRIIRRFPYRFVRGHQFYSVTVEARRPAAGAPRRTVLYRGPFRAVVTASGDVLRAGDVRDIELYEEDLRGDALLVLDDKGFIANPAFDAGGSSCCCGAPAPADAAVTELLGKLPSHEGLAPFNLAPPVGK from the coding sequence ATGGTTTTTGACGCCGCCCGCTGGATTCGGCTGGTCCACGACGACACGCCGCTGTACCTGCGCCCGGAAGTGCCGGACTGGTTCGTGCCGAACGCCGCCGGGGACGCGGTCCTGGTCGGGGCCGGACGCGCCGGCGCGGCCGGCATCGAGGCCGCCCTCTTTTGCGACCGCCTGCCCGATTTCCCCCTGGCCCCTTACGCCGGGCGGCAGGCGGCGCTGCCGCTCACCTCGCTCAAGGAATTGTGGCTCCACGTCACGGACCGGTGCAACCTGGCCTGCCGGCACTGCCTCTTCTGCTCCGGACCGGCCGCGGCCCGGGAGCTGGCCACCGAAACGGGGCTGGCCCGCATCGCCGAAGCCCGGAACCTCGGCTGCCGCGTCTTCGCCCTGACCGGGGGCGAGCCGTTTCTCCACCCCGGGTTCGAGGCCCTTCTCGACGCGGCCCTCGAAGACCCAGCGGCCCACGTCGTGGTCCTGACCAACGGCACGGGCTTTGACGCGGCCCGTCCGGCCCTTGGCCGCTGGCCCAGGGACCGGCTCCATTTCCAGGTGAGCTGCGACGGCCTGGAAGCCCGCCACGACGCCCTGCGCGGACCCGGGGCCTTTGGCCGGCTTCTGATCGATCTCGGCCTGGCCCGGCAGCTCGGCTATCCGGTCACCCTGTCGTTCTGCCCGACCCGCGACAACCTTCGCGACCTGCCCGGCATCGTGGACGTGGCCGCCGCCACCGGCGCGGCCGGGCTCCACCTCATGTGGCACTTCGCCGTGGGCCGGGGCGCGGCAGACGACCAGCAGCCGGACCTGGACGATTTGTACGAAGCCGTGGTCGCGGCCGCCCTTCGGGCCGAGGCGCGCGGCGTGGCCATCGACAACCTGGAGGCCCTTCGGACCCAGGTCTTCGCCCCGGTCGGCACCCGCCACGACGGCACCAGCGCGGGCTACGAATCGGTGGCCATCGGCCCGGACGACCGGCTCTATCCGAGCCCGGCCCTGATCGGCGTGGAGGAACTGTCCGCCTCCCTGGCCACGGGCCTGGAAACGGCCTGGCGCCAGTCCGCGCCGCTGGCGCGTCTGCGGGCCGCCACCTGCGCCGAGGCCGGCTCGCCCTGGCGGTTTCTTCTCGGCGGCGGGGATCCCGACCATTCCTTTCGCCACAGCGGCACGTTCACGGACAACGATCCCTACCAGCCGCTCCTCGAACGGCTGGCGGCCTGGACCATCGTGCGCGAGGCGGCCAAGGTGTCGCCGCGGGTCCCGGCCGGACGGCCGGCGGTGCGGCTTAAAATGGGCGAGACCCACGAGAGCTGCCACGCCCACGGCGAGGTGGCCCTTGCCCACACCAACTGCCTGCTCTCCATCGCCGGGGAAGGGAGCCTGTCCCAGATCAAGGCCTTTTACACCGAAGCGGCTGCGGCGGAGAAAGGCGACATCGTCAATCCGGTCCACTACCCGGACGAGATGGTGGCCCATATTCCGGTCCGCTACCGGGTGCGCGGCTACGGCTGCGGCTCGCCCATCGCCGACGCCGGGCTTGTCCCGGGCGAGACCATGGTGGACCTCGGCTGCGGGGCCGGGGTGGAGTGCCTGATCGCGGCCAGGCAGGTGGGGGAAGGCGGCCGGGTCATCGGCCTCGACATGCTGCCGGCCATGCTCGCCCGGGCCCGGGCGGCGGCCAAGGCCACGGCCGAGGTCCTCGGCTTTGCCAACACGGTCTTTTTCCAGGGCTACCTGGAGGCCATGCCGCTTGTCGACGCCACGGCCGACTGCGTGACCTCCAACTGCGTGCTGAACCTTTCGACCCGAAAGCGCAGCCTCTACGCCGAGATCTTCCGCATCCTCAAGCCCGGCGGCCGGATCGTCTTTTCCGACGTGGCGACCGTCACCCCGGCCTCGGCCGCCATCTGCAACGACCCGACCCTGCGCGGGGAGTGCATCTCCGGCACGCTGACCCAAAAGGACCTGTTCGCCATCCTGGAGGAATCGGGCTTTGTCGGCATCCGGATCATCCGGCGGTTTCCGTACCGGTTCGTGCGCGGGCACCAGTTCTATTCGGTGACGGTGGAAGCCCGCCGGCCGGCCGCCGGCGCGCCCCGGCGCACGGTCCTGTACCGGGGCCCGTTTCGGGCCGTGGTCACGGCCTCGGGCGACGTGCTTCGGGCCGGGGACGTGCGGGACATCGAGCTCTACGAGGAGGACCTGCGTGGCGATGCCCTGCTGGTCCTCGACGACAAGGGCTTTATCGCCAATCCGGCCTTCGACGCCGGCGGGTCGTCGTGCTGCTGCGGGGCCCCGGCTCCGGCCGACGCGGCCGTGACGGAGCTGCTCGGAAAACTGCCGTCCCACGAAGGGCTGGCCCCATTCAATCTGGCCCCGCCGGTCGGAAAATAA
- a CDS encoding electron transfer flavoprotein subunit beta/FixA family protein: MFHIIVCGGIVPDPLQTLEPVKGPAGWGLKNELMLPSILDPWASHALYEAANLARTVPGSKVWLVSLGPKAKLQQVMMTVAQKAPFELVVADGPAGGFADSFEVAGALKAAIDGIGGLDTSKLLLFGGWQSASRGSGSTLQILGEMLGVTDQFQGVDKLTVGPDGSLEVMERIEGGAYLVSTCAGAPAAIGWATGELPEPPNNPQVGMANMRLVMPALQKAKPAALDAAAIDYLAVAVPAQKRETRVVKDAPVEDIAREIIDWINS, translated from the coding sequence ATGTTTCATATCATTGTATGCGGCGGCATTGTGCCCGATCCGCTCCAGACCCTCGAACCGGTCAAGGGTCCGGCCGGCTGGGGCCTTAAAAACGAGCTGATGCTGCCCTCGATTCTCGATCCCTGGGCGTCCCACGCCCTGTACGAGGCGGCCAACCTGGCCAGGACCGTGCCCGGCAGCAAGGTCTGGCTGGTGTCGCTCGGGCCCAAGGCCAAGCTGCAGCAGGTCATGATGACCGTAGCCCAGAAGGCCCCGTTCGAGCTGGTGGTGGCCGACGGCCCGGCCGGCGGCTTCGCGGATTCCTTCGAGGTGGCGGGAGCGCTCAAGGCGGCCATCGACGGCATCGGCGGCCTGGACACATCCAAGCTGCTGCTTTTCGGCGGCTGGCAGTCGGCCTCGCGCGGCTCCGGCTCCACCCTCCAGATCCTTGGCGAGATGCTCGGCGTCACGGACCAGTTCCAGGGCGTGGACAAGCTGACCGTGGGCCCGGACGGATCGCTCGAAGTCATGGAGCGCATCGAAGGCGGAGCCTACCTCGTCTCGACCTGCGCCGGAGCCCCGGCCGCCATCGGCTGGGCCACGGGCGAACTGCCCGAGCCGCCGAACAATCCGCAGGTGGGCATGGCCAACATGCGCCTCGTCATGCCGGCGCTCCAAAAGGCCAAGCCCGCCGCCCTGGACGCCGCGGCCATCGACTACCTGGCCGTGGCCGTCCCGGCCCAGAAGCGCGAGACCCGCGTGGTCAAGGACGCGCCGGTCGAGGACATCGCCCGGGAAATCATCGACTGGATCAACAGCTAG
- a CDS encoding DUF169 domain-containing protein, which translates to MTMQSVLNDTNTFLEHLGMKEEPFGVHYADTLPEKAVGPKVGVPISRELEDQGKLDMQEIFKTFSCVMCNVWLARKRHSAAFISTEEYGCIGGVYYCSMMKPAFAFIEHYVGTGIKGTPIHGERYMPNAESVRNFLATVNPRPAPAKYCIFKPLSQFTNGQEPEFVIFFARPEVLTGLFTQTAFTTGDMDCVVSPFGAGCTNMLAWPLYYQQQGLEKAVLGGFDPSARKCMKPDELTFTVPLGLYRKMLAALPESMFNVDGEWKNIRKKIARSAKAWGEEE; encoded by the coding sequence ATGACCATGCAGTCTGTCCTTAATGACACCAATACATTTCTGGAACATCTCGGCATGAAGGAAGAGCCGTTCGGCGTGCATTACGCCGATACCTTGCCGGAAAAGGCTGTCGGGCCGAAGGTGGGGGTACCCATTTCGCGCGAATTGGAGGATCAGGGCAAGTTGGACATGCAGGAAATCTTCAAGACATTCTCCTGCGTCATGTGCAATGTCTGGCTGGCCAGAAAGCGACACAGCGCCGCCTTTATTTCAACGGAAGAATACGGCTGCATCGGGGGCGTGTACTACTGCTCCATGATGAAGCCAGCCTTTGCTTTCATTGAGCATTATGTGGGCACGGGCATCAAGGGCACGCCAATTCATGGCGAGAGGTATATGCCCAATGCTGAGAGCGTGCGAAATTTCCTTGCCACGGTCAATCCGCGCCCGGCTCCGGCGAAGTACTGTATCTTTAAGCCGTTGTCCCAGTTCACAAACGGTCAGGAGCCAGAGTTCGTCATCTTCTTCGCCCGACCCGAGGTTTTGACCGGCTTATTCACTCAAACGGCATTCACCACAGGTGACATGGACTGCGTGGTTTCTCCCTTTGGTGCGGGTTGCACCAACATGCTCGCCTGGCCTCTGTATTACCAGCAACAGGGGCTGGAAAAAGCCGTCCTCGGCGGGTTCGATCCTTCGGCCAGAAAGTGCATGAAGCCCGACGAACTGACTTTCACGGTGCCTTTGGGCCTTTACAGGAAAATGCTGGCCGCCTTGCCCGAATCCATGTTCAATGTGGACGGGGAGTGGAAGAACATTCGCAAGAAAATCGCCCGTAGCGCCAAAGCCTGGGGGGAAGAAGAATAG
- a CDS encoding electron transfer flavoprotein subunit alpha/FixB family protein → MDTIVFLAHTEADGSLAKASLEALTAAKTLAGGLGATLSIGLFGADVAAAANAVAGCDASAIHGVSGEAFGQPRYASDVAAMEALVKAANATIVVAADDSRMSRALPGVAARLGGRIDAHVTGLAARDGQAVATRGYYRQRMQAELTRTARPWCLTVSAGVFAACDGPSGQAAVTPVDVPVTEALTRTTVKTVIAPAADEQTIRPDARLLFVAGAGWTKKQADGVPHVADAADLILGFVGKAAASLGSSKSLVDMGGEGEAVLPFLSHLHQVGQTGATPRHPKGLATCCHGEEPHVVGWRFIGERRAVNLDPACGWAQGKADVLYVADAFAVMKKINELLG, encoded by the coding sequence ATGGATACCATCGTCTTTCTCGCCCACACCGAAGCCGACGGCAGCCTGGCCAAGGCCTCGCTGGAAGCCCTGACCGCGGCCAAGACCCTGGCCGGCGGGCTTGGGGCCACGCTTTCCATCGGCCTTTTCGGCGCGGACGTGGCCGCCGCGGCCAATGCCGTGGCCGGCTGCGACGCCTCGGCCATCCACGGCGTCTCGGGCGAGGCATTTGGCCAGCCGCGCTACGCCTCGGACGTCGCGGCCATGGAAGCCCTCGTCAAAGCCGCCAATGCCACCATCGTCGTCGCCGCCGACGACTCCCGCATGTCGCGCGCCCTGCCGGGCGTGGCCGCCCGCCTCGGCGGACGCATCGACGCCCACGTCACGGGCCTGGCCGCCAGGGATGGACAGGCGGTCGCCACGCGCGGCTATTACCGCCAGCGCATGCAGGCCGAACTGACCCGCACGGCCCGGCCCTGGTGCCTGACCGTCTCGGCCGGCGTCTTCGCGGCCTGCGACGGCCCGTCCGGACAGGCGGCCGTCACGCCGGTCGACGTGCCCGTCACCGAGGCCCTGACCCGCACCACCGTCAAGACCGTCATCGCCCCGGCCGCCGACGAGCAGACCATCCGTCCCGACGCCCGGCTCCTCTTCGTGGCCGGCGCGGGCTGGACCAAGAAGCAGGCCGACGGCGTGCCCCACGTGGCCGATGCCGCCGACCTCATCCTCGGCTTCGTCGGCAAGGCCGCCGCCTCGCTCGGCAGCAGCAAGTCCCTGGTCGACATGGGCGGCGAGGGCGAGGCCGTGCTGCCCTTCCTGTCCCACCTGCACCAGGTCGGCCAGACCGGCGCCACCCCGCGCCATCCCAAGGGGCTGGCCACCTGCTGCCACGGCGAGGAGCCCCACGTCGTCGGCTGGCGGTTCATCGGCGAACGCCGGGCCGTCAACCTCGATCCCGCCTGCGGCTGGGCCCAGGGCAAGGCCGACGTGCTCTACGTCGCCGACGCCTTCGCGGTGATGAAAAAGATCAACGAATTGTTGGGATAG
- a CDS encoding sigma-54 interaction domain-containing protein, whose amino-acid sequence MRKKVQTPPDPVARHLDAILDSIEDGVFIANRDGYALKVNAAYEQLTGMSKAELIGKNVEELKKAGLFNLAPITPEIVATGRPASSIQVTRDNRSMTIDGKPVRDPDGTVSLVVLYARDITLMARMRERISRQQELIETYQHQMDFFIREGGGITNFIAENSAMKRLMDLLRRVAATDAVALVLGETGVGKELFARMIHEASPRREKPFVKVDCASIPENLIESELFGYAPGAFTGAHPKGRVGFFEMAEGGTIFLDEIGEMPLLLQSKLLRVLQDRELTPVGSSRARKTDVRVIAATNRNLEAEARVGTFRSDLFFRLRVAVLEIPPLRDRPDDILPLARLFLQRFGARYRKRAAFSLEVERVLAHYNWPGNVRELENLIEGLVITCDGEIAADDLPTAMRVKECPLPAAAMGGPGGAMATGGPSPAASCPDATPDWDRPYKDVLAAFEHDYLERAIAHFGTVGEAARRLGLDRTTIFRKMKKASGE is encoded by the coding sequence TTGAGAAAAAAAGTACAAACACCGCCCGATCCCGTGGCCCGGCACCTCGACGCCATCCTCGACAGCATCGAGGACGGCGTGTTCATCGCCAACCGCGACGGCTATGCCCTCAAAGTCAACGCCGCCTACGAACAGCTGACCGGCATGTCCAAGGCGGAGCTGATCGGCAAGAACGTGGAAGAGCTCAAGAAAGCCGGGCTTTTCAACCTCGCGCCCATCACGCCCGAGATCGTGGCCACGGGCCGGCCCGCCTCCTCCATCCAGGTCACCCGGGACAACCGGTCCATGACCATCGACGGCAAGCCCGTGCGCGACCCGGACGGCACGGTCAGCCTGGTCGTGCTCTACGCCCGGGACATCACGCTCATGGCCCGGATGCGCGAGCGCATCTCGCGCCAGCAGGAGCTGATCGAGACCTACCAGCACCAGATGGATTTCTTCATCCGGGAGGGCGGGGGCATCACCAACTTCATTGCCGAGAACTCGGCCATGAAGCGGCTGATGGACCTCCTGCGCCGGGTGGCGGCCACCGACGCCGTGGCCCTGGTTCTGGGCGAGACCGGGGTCGGCAAGGAGCTTTTTGCCCGCATGATCCACGAGGCCAGCCCCAGGCGCGAGAAGCCCTTTGTCAAGGTGGACTGCGCCTCGATCCCGGAGAACCTGATCGAATCGGAACTCTTCGGCTACGCCCCGGGCGCCTTCACCGGGGCCCATCCCAAGGGCCGGGTCGGGTTTTTCGAAATGGCCGAGGGCGGGACCATCTTTCTCGACGAGATCGGCGAGATGCCGCTTCTCCTGCAATCGAAGCTTCTGCGCGTGCTCCAGGACCGGGAGCTGACCCCGGTCGGCTCCAGCCGGGCCAGAAAGACCGATGTCCGGGTCATCGCGGCCACCAACCGCAACCTCGAGGCCGAGGCCCGGGTGGGCACCTTTCGCAGCGACCTCTTTTTCCGCCTCCGGGTGGCGGTCCTCGAAATTCCGCCCCTGCGCGACCGGCCCGACGACATCCTGCCCCTGGCCCGGCTCTTCCTGCAGCGCTTCGGCGCCCGCTACCGCAAGCGGGCCGCCTTTTCCCTGGAAGTGGAGCGCGTCCTTGCCCACTACAACTGGCCGGGCAACGTGCGCGAGCTCGAAAACCTGATCGAGGGGCTCGTCATCACCTGCGACGGCGAGATCGCGGCCGACGACCTGCCCACAGCCATGCGGGTCAAGGAGTGTCCGCTGCCGGCCGCGGCCATGGGCGGGCCGGGCGGGGCCATGGCCACGGGCGGCCCGTCCCCGGCCGCCTCCTGCCCCGACGCCACCCCGGACTGGGACCGGCCCTACAAGGACGTCCTGGCCGCCTTCGAGCACGACTACCTGGAACGGGCCATCGCCCACTTCGGCACGGTCGGCGAAGCCGCCAGGCGGCTCGGCCTGGACCGGACGACCATCTTTCGGAAGATGAAAAAGGCCAGCGGGGAATAG
- a CDS encoding iron-sulfur cluster assembly scaffold protein, with the protein MNAETTTAKVRPIVRPLEHYTVEGMSECSACGRAVKMQLLINDDVIVEAGGSVESCGYSRECMAALIETVRGMSVYDAQAVSTEDFQPRMTRVIEKLGCDNWCVAALRIALRNYRIREAA; encoded by the coding sequence ATGAACGCCGAAACCACCACCGCCAAGGTCCGCCCCATCGTACGGCCGCTCGAACACTACACCGTCGAAGGCATGAGCGAATGTTCCGCCTGCGGCCGGGCCGTCAAGATGCAGCTCCTTATCAACGACGACGTCATCGTCGAGGCCGGTGGATCGGTCGAAAGCTGCGGCTACAGCCGCGAATGCATGGCCGCCCTCATCGAAACCGTTCGCGGCATGAGCGTCTACGACGCCCAGGCCGTGTCCACCGAGGATTTCCAGCCCAGGATGACCCGGGTCATCGAAAAGCTCGGTTGCGACAACTGGTGCGTGGCCGCCCTGCGCATCGCCCTTCGCAACTACCGTATCAGGGAAGCGGCTTAG
- a CDS encoding glycogen/starch/alpha-glucan phosphorylase: MPTASVTDFHDIGSLGEDIRRHILSNLGNDLYPPDPFRSFSGLAYAIRDRLIRLWLATQASYYDSMTKRVYYLSMEFLPGRFLMNYITNLGMEDGCRQAASDLGYALEDLAEEERDAGLGNGGLGRLASCYMDSLATLRIPGYGYGILYDYGLFHQTIVDGWQEERADNWRRHGSPWVIDRVEHLYPVRFYGRSEPYRDNKGALRYRWVEADTVMAMPCDILIPAHGGAHVTNMRLWTAASSQEFSLRDFNQGDFVGAMQAKILSENISKVLYPNDEPIAGKELRLKQQYFLVAATLRDIVRRHKKSGPSFDGFADQVAIQLNDTHPTIAIAELMRILVDEEFLAWDAAWDICRHTFAYTNHTVLPEALETWSADLMGRVLPRHLEIIAEIDRRFLAEVAARHPGETGRLSRMAIIDRTSGRVRMAHLAIVGSHAVNGVARLHSDILKDRVFKDFDAFYPGKFTNVTNGITPRRWLLQTNPTLSRLITDHIGPDWATDLTRLTDLVPLAGDPAFRQAWRLAKRDNKKRLARYVLRKTGIGINPDTLFDVQFKRMHEYKRQLLNVLHVVTLYNRLRRDPALPVPPRTVLIGGKAAPGYFMAKRIIRLVTAVAETVNADDAIRGRLRMVFLPNYCVSQAEKVIPAADLSQQISTAGMEASGTGNMKFALNGALTIGTLDGANIEIMEQVGRENIFIFGLTTPEVEAARAGGTPPRRRVAADPELAEALDMIGRGFFHPADPGLFTPILDSLLDHGDYYCVTADYRACLDAQDAVNALYLDPDAWSRASILNTANMGYFSSDRAVLEYARNIWNIEPLGE, from the coding sequence ATGCCGACCGCGAGCGTTACGGACTTCCACGATATCGGTTCCCTTGGCGAGGACATCCGCCGCCACATCCTCTCCAATCTCGGCAACGACCTCTATCCGCCGGACCCCTTCCGCTCCTTCAGCGGCCTGGCCTACGCCATCCGCGACCGGCTGATCCGGCTGTGGCTGGCCACCCAGGCCTCGTACTACGACTCCATGACCAAGCGGGTCTATTACCTGTCCATGGAATTTTTGCCCGGCCGGTTCCTCATGAACTACATCACCAACCTGGGCATGGAGGACGGCTGCCGCCAGGCCGCCTCGGACCTCGGCTACGCCCTGGAAGACCTGGCCGAGGAGGAGCGCGACGCCGGCCTCGGCAACGGGGGCCTCGGGCGGCTGGCCTCCTGCTACATGGATTCCCTGGCCACCCTGCGCATCCCGGGCTACGGCTACGGCATCCTCTACGACTACGGCCTGTTCCACCAGACCATCGTGGACGGCTGGCAGGAGGAACGGGCCGACAACTGGCGCCGCCACGGCAGCCCCTGGGTCATCGACCGGGTGGAGCACCTCTACCCCGTCCGCTTCTACGGCAGGAGCGAACCCTACCGCGACAACAAGGGCGCCCTGCGCTACCGTTGGGTCGAGGCCGACACCGTCATGGCCATGCCCTGCGACATCCTGATCCCGGCCCACGGCGGGGCCCACGTCACCAACATGCGGCTGTGGACCGCCGCCTCGTCCCAGGAATTCTCCCTTCGCGACTTCAACCAGGGCGATTTCGTCGGGGCCATGCAGGCCAAGATCCTTTCGGAAAACATCTCCAAGGTCCTCTACCCCAACGACGAACCCATCGCCGGCAAGGAACTGCGCCTCAAGCAGCAGTATTTCCTGGTCGCGGCCACCCTGCGCGACATCGTGCGCCGCCACAAGAAATCCGGCCCGTCCTTCGACGGCTTCGCCGACCAGGTGGCCATCCAGTTAAACGACACCCACCCGACCATCGCCATCGCCGAACTCATGCGCATCCTGGTGGACGAGGAATTCCTCGCCTGGGACGCGGCCTGGGACATCTGCCGGCACACCTTTGCCTACACCAACCACACCGTCCTGCCCGAGGCCCTCGAAACCTGGTCCGCGGACCTCATGGGCCGGGTCCTGCCCCGGCACCTGGAAATCATCGCCGAGATCGACCGCCGCTTCCTGGCCGAGGTGGCCGCCCGCCACCCCGGCGAGACGGGCCGGCTCTCGCGCATGGCCATTATTGACCGGACAAGCGGCCGGGTCCGCATGGCCCACCTGGCCATCGTCGGCAGCCACGCCGTCAACGGCGTGGCCAGGCTCCACTCCGACATCCTCAAGGACCGGGTCTTCAAGGACTTCGACGCCTTCTATCCCGGCAAGTTCACCAACGTCACCAACGGCATCACCCCCCGCCGCTGGCTCCTCCAGACCAATCCGACGCTCTCCCGCCTCATCACCGACCACATCGGCCCGGACTGGGCCACGGACCTGACCCGGCTTACGGACCTCGTGCCCCTGGCCGGGGACCCGGCCTTCCGCCAGGCTTGGCGCCTGGCCAAGCGCGACAACAAAAAACGGCTGGCCCGCTACGTGCTCCGCAAGACCGGCATCGGCATCAACCCCGACACCCTCTTCGACGTCCAGTTCAAGCGCATGCACGAATACAAGCGCCAGCTCCTGAACGTCCTGCACGTCGTGACGCTCTACAACCGCCTGCGCCGCGACCCGGCACTGCCCGTGCCGCCGCGCACCGTGCTCATCGGCGGCAAGGCCGCGCCCGGCTACTTCATGGCCAAACGGATCATCCGGCTCGTGACCGCCGTGGCCGAAACGGTCAACGCCGACGACGCCATCCGGGGCCGGCTGCGCATGGTCTTTTTGCCCAACTACTGCGTTTCCCAGGCCGAGAAAGTCATCCCGGCCGCCGACCTGTCCCAGCAGATCTCCACCGCCGGCATGGAGGCCTCGGGCACGGGCAACATGAAGTTCGCCCTGAACGGGGCCCTGACCATCGGCACCCTGGACGGGGCCAACATCGAAATCATGGAGCAGGTCGGGCGCGAGAACATCTTCATCTTCGGCCTGACCACCCCGGAAGTCGAAGCCGCCCGCGCCGGCGGCACGCCCCCCCGCCGCCGCGTCGCCGCCGACCCGGAACTGGCCGAGGCCCTGGACATGATCGGGCGGGGTTTTTTCCACCCGGCCGACCCGGGCCTTTTCACCCCCATCCTCGACAGCCTCCTCGACCACGGCGACTACTACTGCGTCACCGCCGACTACCGCGCCTGCCTCGACGCCCAGGACGCGGTCAACGCCCTCTACCTCGACCCCGACGCCTGGAGCCGCGCCTCCATCCTCAACACCGCCAACATGGGCTATTTCTCCAGCGACCGGGCCGTCCTGGAATACGCCAGGAATATCTGGAATATCGAGCCGCTCGGGGAGTAG
- a CDS encoding LysR family transcriptional regulator — translation MQEFLTDLPLLVAVARQKSFSKAAAISGMSASTLSRRIKLLEKRMGVLLFYRDTRNVKLTDTGSALIERCEFILGEAQKAYDSVVTNMRRPSGLVRVCMFRDMYENHMRGMLLDFAARWPDIRLDLTFAEHSVDLRIDPYDVAFLIGPSIAPPLVVRKLLTIEPFLYASPELFKHHPMPVEPKDLYRLPCIVLERFGHRWPMHNSNRQVLVDVEPKYTFSSVEMCRDFALAGHGIALLRDRLAAPDETAGRLVRVLPQWSGGLGHDVYLVTGPGQLPQRVRLFVDHIQANYASRP, via the coding sequence ATGCAAGAGTTTCTGACAGACCTGCCACTTCTGGTCGCGGTCGCGCGGCAGAAAAGCTTTTCGAAGGCTGCTGCAATATCGGGGATGAGCGCTTCAACACTCTCAAGGCGCATCAAATTGTTGGAAAAGCGGATGGGGGTGCTGCTCTTTTACAGGGACACCCGCAATGTGAAGCTGACAGATACCGGATCGGCTTTGATAGAGCGATGCGAATTCATTCTTGGCGAAGCGCAAAAGGCTTATGATTCCGTAGTGACTAACATGAGAAGGCCTTCTGGCCTGGTTCGTGTCTGCATGTTCCGGGATATGTACGAGAACCACATGCGGGGCATGCTGCTCGATTTCGCTGCGCGTTGGCCAGACATCCGGTTGGACCTGACCTTTGCGGAGCACTCGGTGGACCTGCGCATCGATCCCTATGACGTCGCCTTTCTCATCGGGCCTTCCATCGCCCCACCGCTTGTGGTCAGAAAGCTGTTGACCATTGAGCCTTTTTTGTACGCATCCCCCGAACTCTTCAAGCATCACCCCATGCCGGTGGAGCCGAAGGACCTGTACCGACTTCCCTGCATCGTGCTCGAACGCTTCGGGCATCGTTGGCCCATGCACAACAGCAATAGGCAGGTCCTTGTCGATGTCGAGCCCAAATACACCTTCAGTTCCGTGGAGATGTGCCGCGATTTCGCCCTGGCCGGACATGGCATCGCCTTGCTCCGGGATCGGCTGGCCGCACCGGACGAAACGGCCGGACGCCTCGTGCGGGTACTCCCCCAGTGGAGTGGGGGATTAGGGCACGACGTCTATCTGGTGACAGGGCCCGGCCAGCTCCCTCAGAGAGTCCGCCTGTTCGTGGATCACATCCAGGCGAACTACGCCTCACGCCCATAA